One Brachyhypopomus gauderio isolate BG-103 chromosome 15, BGAUD_0.2, whole genome shotgun sequence genomic region harbors:
- the ndufs8a gene encoding NADH:ubiquinone oxidoreductase core subunit S8a, protein MSAALRVIYSVSRPGFIAASPNFSRSLSLSAHRKGFKYVNAQELPTDMKSITDRAAQTILWTELFRGLAMTMSYLFREPATINYPFEKGPLSPRFRGEHALRRYPSGEERCIACKLCEAICPAQAITIEAEPRADGSRRTTRYDIDMTKCIYCGFCQEACPVDAIVEGPNFEFSTETHEELLYNKEKLLNNGDKWEAEIAANIQADYLYR, encoded by the exons ATGTCTGCGGCTTTACGGGTCATCTACTCCGTGTCACGGCCAG GCTTCATTGCAGCAAGCCCAAATTTTTCACGTTCTCTCAGTTTATCTGCACATAGAAAGGGATTCA AATATGTAAATGCTCAGGAGCTTCCCACAGATATGAAGTCAATCACAGACCGTGCCGCTCAGACGATACTGTGGACCGAGTTATTCCGAG GTTTGGCAATGACTATGAGCTATCTCTTCCGTGAACCTGCCACCATTAACTACCCGTTTGAGAAGGGTCCACTGTCCCCGCGTTTTCGTGGAGAACATGCACTACGTCGGTACCCATCTGGAGAGGAGCGCTGTATCGCTTGCAAGCTATGTGAAGCTATCTGCCCAGCACAG GCCATCACTATTGAGGCAGAACCTCGTGCTGACGGCAGCAGGCGAACAACACGTTATGACATTGATATGACTAAATGTATCTATTGTGGCTTCTGCCAGGAGGCCTGCCCTGTGGATGCCATTGTAGAG GGACCCAACTTTGAGTTTTCCACAGAAACACACGAAGAGTTGCTCTACAACAAGGAAAAACTGCTCAATAATGGAGATAAATGGGAGGCTGAGATCGCTGCCAATATTCAGGCGGACTACCTCTACAGATAG
- the tmem187 gene encoding transmembrane protein 187, whose protein sequence is MMSAVVHVFLPFFLCVIFANTGIFDKVVVDISYDAYAEKKVAQLPAFLAMPFNCLINVGYVIVGIYWLRRRVCGTDAHSAAYMKDVFAFMAIAYGPVQWTRLATFRRVPSVLDQWFTLPIFAWVPIWCHVIENGWSTSYALIVEACSFISYALALLGDQGFEVALGCHIAFALLRSIEVQRRHGDAISLRYFAHAALACSGFVILKLLDHTLAEFWMFQNLTGHFWSKVCDILQFHYSFCFLTHLTQIAHKPTS, encoded by the coding sequence ATGATGTCCGCGGTCGTGCATGTTTTTCTGCCATTTTTTCTTTGTGTTATTTTTGCTAACACCGGCATTTTCGACAAAGTTGTGGTAGATATATCTTATGATGCGTACGCCGAAAAGAAGGTGGCCCAACTGCCTGCGTTTCTGGCCATGCCCTTTAATTGTCTCATAAACGTGGGCTACGTTATCGTGGGCATCTACTGGCTGCGTCGACGCGTGTGTGGCACAGACGCACATTCTGCTGCCTATATGAAAGACGTTTTTGCGTTCATGGCTATTGCTTACGGACCCGTTCAGTGGACACGCCTGGCCACTTTTCGTCGTGTGCCCTCGGTTTTGGACCAGTGGTTCACTCTACCAATATTTGCTTGGGTGCCGATTTGGTGCCACGTTATAGAGAATGGATGGTCCACAAGTTACGCATTAATAGTTGAAGCATGTTCGTTTATCAGCTACGCTTTGGCACTGCTTGGTGATCAAGGGTTCGAGGTGGCGCTTGGCTGCCACATTGCTTTCGCCTTGCTGAGAAGTATCGAAGTTCAACGACGTCACGGGGACGCAATATCTCTGCGGTACTTTGCGCACGCTGCGCTGGCCTGTAGTGGGTTCGTAATTCTGAAGCTTCTGGACCACACGCTGGCGGAATTCTGGATGTTTCAAAATCTCACCGGACACTTCTGGTCGAAAGTGTGTGACATTCTGCAGTTCCATTACAGTTTTTGTTTTCTTACGCATCTTACACAAATTGCGCACAAGCCGACGTCATGA
- the LOC143476815 gene encoding visual pigment-like receptor peropsin, producing the protein MLNNTITTQVNSTTNITVLVDEQKARVEKTVLILVLSVEMVLGILGNALVLIVKIGCRGQFRCVYWLPFVSLTLSDFCCAVLIITGSLLAVLTGGQRSPWCEVVSLFKFTFITSSIGSLAILSVQRFVGIASTGRRFSIVMVMACLAFWLMGTTFGMVPVIYNWVRYDPAEMMCAVFWESSYSDMLVYILCTFSISIFPPLLLILSCSFLTSVGYRKNCTSQADLSSVTPLLVGSYLLCYSPFAVSELILLGRLDLSPSPDWLRTLSSVMAYLDCILNPIIYCTNHDFRQAVLALLWAKRKSCLPDPVLTSIKKIDI; encoded by the exons ATGCTGAATAACACAATCACAACTCAAG TGAATTCTACAACTAATATTACTGTACTGGTGGATGAACAAAAGGCCAGGGTGGAGAAGACTGTACTCATTCTCGTTCTCAGTGTTGAGATGGTGCTGGGAATTCTGGGAAATGCTCTGGTTCTGATTGTTAAAATTGGG TGTCGGGGTCAGTTTCGGTGTGTGTACTGGCTACCATTTGtcagtctcactctctctgattTCTGCTGTGCCGTGCTGATCATAACCGGTTCCTTGCTTGCTGTCTTGACTGGTGGTCAAAGGTCGCCATGGTGTGAAGTGGTCAGCCTGTTCAAATTCACTTTTATCACATCCTCCATTGGAAGCCTAG caattctctctgTACAGCGGTTTGTGGGCATAGCATCCACAGGAAGACGTTTCTCTATTGTCATGGTGATGGCATGTTTGGCTTTCTGGTTAATGGGAACTACCTTTGGGATGGTACCAGTGATCTATAATTGGGTGAG GTATGATCCTGCAGAGATGATGTGTGCTGTGTTCTGGGAGAGTAGTTACTCTGATATGCTGGTGTACATACTCTGTactttctccatctccatctttccCCCACTACTCCTCATCCTTTCCTGCTCCTTCCTGACCTCTGTTGGCTATAGGAAGAACTGCACCAG CCAGGCAGATCTGTCCTCTGTCACTCCTCTCCTGGTGGGATCCTATCTGCTCTGCTATTCTCCTTTTGCTGTGTCCGAG CTGATTTTGCTTGGGAGGCTGGATCTGTCACCATCCCCAGACTGGTTGAGAACACTTTCATCAGTAATGGCATATCTGGACTGCATCCTGAACCCCATCATCTACTGCACTAATCACGACTTTCGACAGGCAGTACTTGCACTGCTGTGGGCTAAGAGAAAGTCATGCTTACCTGACCCTGTACTGACTAGCATTAAAAAGATAGACATTTAG
- the stx3a gene encoding syntaxin-3: protein MDEFFAQIEDIRTSIEKIDVNVTEIKHVYSIILSAPTSDQKTQDDMEAITNDIKKLANYARNKLKSIEQSLESNLEDRVSADMRIKKSQHAILARKFVDVMTKYNEAQLEFREKSKGRIQRQLEITGNNTTDEELEEMLDGGNAAVFTAGILASGISKQALSEIEARHKDIMRLESSIKELHDMFVDIAMLVENQGSMIDRIETNMDHSVGFVERAVADTKKAAKFQQEARRKQMMITLCCIVFAVIILSLVYSWVK, encoded by the exons ATGGATGAGTTCTTTGCTCAG ATTGAAGATATACGCACCAGTATTGAGAAGATTGATGTGAATGTGACTGAAATAAAACATGTGTACTCAATCATCCTTTCTGCACCTACATCAGATCAGA AGACACAAGATGACATGGAGGCCATCACCAATGACATCAAGAAATTAGCCAACTATGCACGCAACAAGCTCAAAA GCATTGAGCAAAGCTTGGAATCAAACCTAGAGGACAGAGTTTCGGCTGATATGCGGATAAAGAAGTCTCAG CATGCAATCCTAGCAAGAAAATTTGTGGATGTCATGACCAAGTACAATGAAGCTCAGTTAGAGTTTAGAGAGAAGAGCAAAGGCCGTATCCAGAGACAGCTGGAGATTA CGGGGAACAACACTACTgatgaggagctggaggagatgcTGGATGGGGGAAATGCTGCTGTCTTCACAGCaggg ATTTTGGCCTCAGGTATCTCCAAACAGGCCTTGAGTGAGATTGAAGCGAGGCACAAAGACATAATGCGTCTGGAGAGTAGCATTAAGGAGCTGCATGACATGTTTGTGGACATCGCAATGCTTGTAGAGAATCAG GGAAGCATGATTGACAGGATTGAGACTAACATGGACCACTCAGTGGGCTTCGTGGAAAGAGCAGTGGCTGATACCAAAAAGGCAGCCAAGTTCCAGCAGGAAGCACGCAGG AAACAGATGATGATCACATTGTGCTGCATTGTTTTTGCGGTCATTATTCTCTCTCTTGTCTACAGCTGGGTGAAATAA